GACGGCGGTCGGTCCCGGCTGGGTGACCTGGTCACCGCCCGACAGCCGGCGGAGTCGACCCGGTGAGCTGCGCCACTCGGTCCTGATCCCGACCGCGCGGGCCCCGGTCTCCGCCGACTCGGCCCTGGCCTTGGCCACGCGGGCCCCGGTCTCCGCTGACTCGGCCCTGGCCTTGGCCGCGCGGGCCCAGCTCTCGGCCGACTCGGCTCTGATCTCGGCTGACTCGCCCTGGTCCCGGCCGCGCGAGCCTGAGTGGTGCCGCAGAGTTGGTCGGCACGCCCGCCCTGGCAGCGCTGGCGTCGGGGTGTCATGCTCGTAGCCATGGACCGGCGGGACGGCATGCGGGCAGGCGACTCCGACCGGGAGGCGGTCGCCGACCGGCTGCGGACCGCGTTGAGCGAAGGCCGGCTGGACATCACCGAGTTCGACGAGCGACTGCAGCGGGCCTACGCCGCCAAGACGTACGGTGATCTCAACGGCCTCCTGGACGACCTGCCGCCGCCGGCGGGCCTCGCGCAGTCGCAGCTCGTGCCGGTGTTCGCCGCTGACCTGCCGGCGGAGCACCTGCCCGGTCCGGACGGCCGGTACCCGGCCGCCACCCGTCGCTGGCTCGCCGATCAGTGGAACGGATACGGCTCGGTGGTGTCGATGACCATCGGCATCTGGGCGGTGATCAGCCTGATGTCCCAGGAGTGGCTCTACTTCTGGCCGGGCTGGGTGGCCGGTCCGTGGGGTGCCGTGCTGTTGGTGACCACGGTGCTGGGGCTGCTCAACGGTGAGCCGCAGCGCTGGGCCGGTAAGCAGGCGGCCCAGGAGCTCCGGAAGCGGGAGAAGGCCGAGCGCAAGCGGATCGAGCGGGAGGAAGGGCCGAGCCCGGCGTAGGTCCCGGCGGGCCTGCCGGCGCAGGCCGGTGGGTCGGACGGCCCCGGCGGTTTCGCCGTGTCGTACCCGCCTATCCGGTTTCACCGGATACCATGACACCCGGCGGGGTGCGGTTTGGTGTCCGCGTGGTGACCCGCGTACACTGATAGATCGGCGCACAGCGTCCACTCCAGCGTGCCTGCCCTGCGCTTCGGCAGGCCGCGTCTGTTCCACACCGTGGCGGGCTCTCGCTCGCTCGGCCGGAGGGCGGACTCGCTGGAGCCGCGGCTGGCGCGGCTGGATCGACACGGTCGACAGACAGTGTGGTCCGTCCGCGAATGGTGTTGTGAGCCGATCCCGAGCAACCGACGTCAGGACAGCGGAGGACATGCCGAAAAAAGACGGGGCCATCGAGATCGAAGGCCGGGTGATCGAGCCACTCCCGAACGCGATGTTCCGGGTGGAGCTCGCGAACGGCCACAAGGTGCTGGCTCACATCAGCGGCAAGATGCGGCAGCACTACATCCGCATCCTGCCCGAGGACCGGGTCGTCGTCGAGCTTTCGCCGTACGACCTGACCCGCGGGCGCATCGTCTATCGCTACAAGTAACCGCCTGGCGGCGGCCGGGGCGTCCCGTGTCCGTCCTCAAGCCCGGTCCGCCGCCGTGCGGTCAGGGCGTCAATGGAAGTAAGGCACACCGTGAAGGTCAAGCCGAGCGTCAAGAGGATCTGCAACAAGTGCCGGGTGATCCGCCGGCACGGCCGGGTGATGGTGATCTGCACCGACCCCCGGCACAAGCAGCGTCAGGGCTGACCCCCGGGGCCGTCCGGCATGGCCGGGCCGGCGACGGGGCGGCACTGGCGGCCGATCGCACACAACTGCACATGCTCTTCCCGGCCACGAGCGCAGCGGTGTCACGCACTCCGCCCGCCCTGTGGTCGACCCCCGGTCGGAGGCCGGGGCCCGGCACGCCGTACCCGCCCGTCGAGGTGGCCGGCATGGGCAGCCGGGATGGGACGGGCTCAGACCTCCGTGAGACACCATTTGAGGAGTACGCCCGCACATGGCACGTCTAGTCGGCGTCGATCTGCCCCGCGAGAAGCGGATGGAGATCGCGCTCACCTACATCTTCGGGATCGGTAGGACCCGCTCGATCGCCACGCTCGCCGCGACTGGCATCGACCCGAACAAGCGGGTCCGCGACCTCACCGACGAGGAGCTGGTCCAGCTCCGCGATCACATCGAAACCAGCTTCAAGGTCGAGGGTGACCTGCGTCGTGAGGTTCAGGCGGACATCCGCCGCAAGGTCGAGATCGGCTGCTACGAAGGGATCCGGCACCGTCGCGGACTTCCCGTCCGTGGCCAGCGCACCCGGACCAATGCCCGGACCCGTAAGGGCCCGAAGCGGACCGTCGCCGGCAAGAAGAAGCCGGGCAAGAAGTAATCCTGACGCGGTGTCCGGTCCGTGGTCGACGACCATCTACCGGATCGCCGTGGCAGAACGGGCCGTTACCGGGCTCGACCGGAAACCTGGATTGTTCAATAGGAGCGCAGAGAACTTATGCCACCGAAGGCTCGCGCCGGAGCCGCCGTCAAGAAGGTCCGGCGCAAGGAACGCAAGAACGTCGCCCACGGGCAGGCGCACATCAAGAGCACCTTCAACAACACCATCGTCTCGATCACCGACCCGACCGGTGCGGTGATCTCCTGGGCCTCCGCCGGCCAGGTCGGTTTCAAGGGCTCCCGCAAGTCGACTCCGTTCGCCGCGCAGCTGGCCGCCGAGGCGGCCGCCCGGCGGGCGATGGAGCACGGCATGCGCAAGGTCGACGTGTTCGTCAAGGGCCCCGGCTCTGGCCGGGAGACCGCCATCCGTTCGCTGCAGGCAGTCGGCCTGGAGGTCGGGCAGATCTCCGATGTCACGCCGCAGCCGCACAACGGGTGCCGTCCGCCGAAGCGTCGCCGGGTCTGAGAGGTTAGAGAGAGATGGCTCGTTACACCGGTGCTGACTGCCGCCGTTGCCGGCGGGAGAAGATGAAGCTGTTCCTCAAGGGCAGCAAGTGCGATGGGCCGAAGTGCCCGTTCGAATCCCGTCCGTTCCCGCCCGGCCAGCACGGCCGTGGCCGGACCAAGGAGACCGAGTACCTCCTCCAGCTCCGCGAGAAGCAGAAGGCCCGCCGGGTGTACGGCGTGCTGGAGAAGCAGTTCCGCGGCTACTACGAGGAA
The sequence above is a segment of the Solwaraspora sp. WMMD406 genome. Coding sequences within it:
- the rpsK gene encoding 30S ribosomal protein S11; the protein is MPPKARAGAAVKKVRRKERKNVAHGQAHIKSTFNNTIVSITDPTGAVISWASAGQVGFKGSRKSTPFAAQLAAEAAARRAMEHGMRKVDVFVKGPGSGRETAIRSLQAVGLEVGQISDVTPQPHNGCRPPKRRRV
- the rpsM gene encoding 30S ribosomal protein S13, whose amino-acid sequence is MARLVGVDLPREKRMEIALTYIFGIGRTRSIATLAATGIDPNKRVRDLTDEELVQLRDHIETSFKVEGDLRREVQADIRRKVEIGCYEGIRHRRGLPVRGQRTRTNARTRKGPKRTVAGKKKPGKK
- the infA gene encoding translation initiation factor IF-1: MPKKDGAIEIEGRVIEPLPNAMFRVELANGHKVLAHISGKMRQHYIRILPEDRVVVELSPYDLTRGRIVYRYK
- a CDS encoding DUF1707 domain-containing protein; protein product: MDRRDGMRAGDSDREAVADRLRTALSEGRLDITEFDERLQRAYAAKTYGDLNGLLDDLPPPAGLAQSQLVPVFAADLPAEHLPGPDGRYPAATRRWLADQWNGYGSVVSMTIGIWAVISLMSQEWLYFWPGWVAGPWGAVLLVTTVLGLLNGEPQRWAGKQAAQELRKREKAERKRIEREEGPSPA
- the rpmJ gene encoding 50S ribosomal protein L36; amino-acid sequence: MKVKPSVKRICNKCRVIRRHGRVMVICTDPRHKQRQG